From a region of the Salinispira pacifica genome:
- the secA gene encoding preprotein translocase subunit SecA: protein MLQGLFESLFGNKHEQDLKDLLPILHEINALESWARKLEAEDFLSRTREMKAHLADQGDMSEILPKAFAMVREAARRTLGERPYDVQILGGIALHQGRIMELKTGEGKTLSSVAPAYLNALEGRGVHMVTVNDYLAKRDAEWMGPVFEYLGLSVGYVIGQLPLDQRKDAYDKDITYGTNNEIAFDYLRDNMRYSRREKMQRGHHYCIIDEIDSILIDGARTPLIISGPTQEDTRKYVEAKKAVQYLQECAKDPATDDYPEEPVGDYKVEEKNKKISFTDDGLTSLESAFQQQKTFSGSLYDSENFEYIHYATQALRAKLLFHKDTHYVVKDGMVEIVDEFTGRILHGRRYSEGLHQAIEAKEGIKIQQRSRTLASITFQNFFRMYNKISGMTGTAATEEKEFQKIYGLDVAVIPTNRPVIRNDQDDVIFLDEKAKFNAICDEIQEVSRKGQPILVGTVSIDKSERLSQLLTKRGVRHEVLNAKNHAREALIVAEAGAEGSVTIATNMAGRGTDIKLGGNPDFRARRAAGSDADDAALEASFAKEREKWIPQNRRVKELGGLYILGTERHESRRIDNQLRGRSGRQGDPGRSKFFLSMDDELMRLFGGGAANMKSLMARAGLQGEVAMNHPLLNRAIERAQNKVEERNFEIRKHLLKFDDVLNEQRKFIYDQRDSILQDDELIQRVLASVENSLEGFSEAYGSRKVLGEAGVAELADHLKEELLYSLPGKTSDYAHFTAEQAGEHIRALIRDELSSKEQDIGKDVLNLALRREYLMNIDNGWQDHLENLEALREAVYLRSYAQKNPLLEYKLEGFQIFDEMIQRIRLAVARKLILVRTKGLEQPAAVQMPRGEVKHQELNLLSRSGGAAPSQGARAASGGSGSGSRKGPLPGQKAATVVRSQPKVGRNDPCPCGSGKKYKHCHGA from the coding sequence ATGTTACAAGGACTATTTGAATCGTTATTCGGCAATAAACATGAACAGGATCTGAAGGATCTCCTGCCCATCCTTCATGAGATAAACGCCTTGGAAAGCTGGGCACGAAAACTGGAAGCGGAAGACTTTCTCAGCCGGACCCGTGAAATGAAAGCTCATCTTGCGGATCAGGGAGATATGTCGGAAATTCTCCCCAAAGCCTTTGCCATGGTGCGGGAAGCTGCCAGACGAACGCTGGGTGAACGGCCCTATGATGTGCAGATCCTCGGGGGAATTGCCCTGCATCAGGGAAGAATCATGGAGCTGAAGACCGGTGAAGGGAAGACCCTCTCAAGTGTTGCCCCCGCATACCTGAACGCCCTTGAAGGCAGGGGCGTGCACATGGTGACGGTGAATGACTACCTTGCCAAGCGGGACGCCGAATGGATGGGTCCGGTTTTTGAATATCTTGGTCTCAGTGTGGGTTACGTGATCGGTCAGCTTCCCCTTGATCAGAGAAAGGATGCCTACGACAAAGATATCACCTACGGAACCAACAACGAAATTGCCTTTGATTACCTCCGGGATAATATGCGCTATTCCCGGCGGGAAAAGATGCAGCGGGGACATCACTACTGCATCATCGATGAAATCGACTCCATCCTCATAGACGGCGCCAGAACACCCCTGATTATTTCAGGCCCCACCCAGGAAGACACCCGAAAATACGTGGAAGCCAAAAAAGCGGTTCAGTATCTTCAGGAGTGCGCCAAGGATCCGGCCACAGATGATTATCCGGAAGAACCGGTGGGTGATTACAAGGTGGAGGAAAAGAACAAAAAGATCAGCTTCACCGATGACGGTCTCACCAGCCTTGAATCGGCTTTTCAGCAGCAGAAAACCTTCAGCGGCAGCTTATATGACAGTGAAAACTTTGAGTATATTCACTATGCAACCCAGGCCTTGAGGGCGAAGCTGCTGTTTCACAAAGACACCCATTATGTGGTGAAAGACGGCATGGTGGAAATCGTGGATGAGTTCACCGGCCGTATTCTTCACGGAAGACGCTACAGCGAAGGCCTTCATCAGGCTATCGAAGCCAAAGAAGGCATAAAAATCCAGCAGCGAAGCCGTACCCTTGCCAGCATTACGTTTCAGAACTTTTTCAGAATGTACAACAAGATCAGCGGTATGACCGGTACTGCTGCTACAGAGGAAAAGGAATTTCAGAAAATTTACGGTCTTGATGTGGCCGTGATCCCCACCAACCGTCCGGTGATTCGAAACGACCAGGATGATGTAATATTTCTGGACGAGAAAGCAAAATTTAACGCTATCTGCGACGAGATCCAGGAAGTATCCCGGAAGGGTCAACCTATTCTGGTGGGTACCGTTTCAATCGATAAATCCGAGCGGCTCTCACAGCTTCTTACCAAGCGCGGTGTTCGCCATGAGGTTTTGAATGCAAAAAACCACGCCAGAGAAGCGCTGATTGTGGCTGAGGCGGGAGCTGAAGGTTCGGTGACCATCGCCACCAACATGGCCGGCCGTGGTACCGACATCAAACTGGGAGGAAATCCCGATTTCAGAGCCCGGCGGGCCGCCGGAAGCGATGCGGACGATGCCGCCCTGGAAGCTTCATTCGCAAAGGAACGGGAAAAATGGATTCCCCAGAACCGGCGGGTGAAGGAGCTGGGAGGACTCTATATTCTGGGTACCGAGCGGCATGAAAGCCGGCGGATAGATAACCAGCTCAGGGGACGAAGCGGCCGTCAGGGTGATCCCGGTCGGAGTAAATTCTTTTTATCCATGGATGATGAGCTGATGCGCCTCTTCGGAGGGGGAGCGGCAAATATGAAATCGCTGATGGCCAGGGCCGGACTGCAGGGTGAAGTAGCCATGAACCACCCTCTTCTGAACCGGGCCATCGAGCGGGCGCAAAACAAGGTTGAAGAAAGAAACTTCGAAATCCGGAAACATCTGTTGAAATTTGATGATGTACTGAACGAACAGCGCAAGTTTATTTACGATCAGAGAGACAGCATTCTTCAGGATGATGAACTGATCCAGAGAGTACTGGCCAGTGTGGAAAACAGTCTGGAAGGCTTCAGCGAAGCATACGGCAGCCGGAAGGTACTGGGAGAAGCCGGTGTGGCAGAGCTTGCAGACCATTTGAAAGAGGAACTGCTGTACAGCCTGCCGGGTAAAACATCAGATTACGCCCATTTTACCGCAGAGCAGGCGGGTGAACACATTCGCGCCCTGATCAGAGACGAACTCAGCTCCAAGGAACAGGATATCGGCAAGGATGTTCTGAACCTGGCTCTCCGCCGAGAATATCTGATGAATATTGATAACGGCTGGCAGGATCACCTTGAGAACCTGGAAGCCCTCCGGGAAGCCGTCTACCTGAGAAGCTACGCCCAGAAAAATCCTCTGCTTGAGTACAAACTGGAAGGGTTTCAGATCTTCGATGAGATGATACAGCGAATCCGCCTGGCGGTTGCCCGGAAGCTGATTCTGGTACGCACCAAAGGCCTTGAGCAGCCCGCTGCGGTACAGATGCCCAGGGGTGAAGTGAAGCATCAGGAATTGAATCTTCTCAGCCGTTCCGGGGGAGCTGCACCTTCCCAGGGTGCCAGGGCAGCCTCCGGCGGATCCGGCTCAGGCTCCCGCAAAGGTCCCCTGCCCGGCCAGAAAGCCGCAACAGTTGTCCGCTCCCAGCCGAAAGTGGGAAGGAATGACCCCTGCCCCTGCGGAAGCGGAAAAAAATACAAGCATTGTCACGGGGCCTGA
- a CDS encoding LIC_12708 family protein — protein MYTALETRSGKRWLIASFVIPGILLLISLFSSCGSGGGGEILEAEKLFDLPVGILEDEVDIFHRGNTLPNRKNSLYMYQGLIFIGNSLGSKVMEFSSYGDLISLIYNENENPRPVLLSSRQDEQMVVNRSATAFPFRDIGNIAVTEDHVLLVEDHVAPERRLLDQETGTALQHVIHRFGPSGNYLDYIGQEGVGGTPFPFIVSMNLTARDDLVVTTRSLNAYEIFWYNRDGDILYTLRIDEDHLPAGDQGTFPSLETIYPDMEAYRLYLHVNFEQENGENVTSAVYTLDLPESVYSGSFELPENLQPLPGQEGLEYIQYLFEFIGTAADGHLFFISRNNSFEHTLIIMDNEGRLVARRILRIENPDIFFNDYTVSREGIITALLGDPGGVALYWWRADELLP, from the coding sequence ATGTATACAGCTCTTGAGACCAGATCCGGAAAGCGGTGGCTGATCGCGAGTTTCGTTATCCCGGGTATTCTTCTGCTGATCAGTCTTTTCTCCTCCTGCGGAAGCGGAGGAGGGGGAGAAATTCTTGAGGCTGAAAAGCTTTTTGACCTTCCCGTGGGAATTCTCGAGGATGAGGTTGATATTTTTCACCGGGGCAACACTCTTCCGAATCGGAAAAATTCTCTCTATATGTATCAGGGCCTGATTTTTATCGGCAACTCCCTTGGATCCAAGGTGATGGAATTCTCCTCCTACGGTGACCTCATTTCTCTGATCTATAATGAAAATGAAAATCCCCGGCCGGTACTCCTCTCATCCCGTCAGGATGAGCAGATGGTGGTGAACCGCAGCGCCACCGCCTTTCCGTTCCGGGACATTGGTAATATTGCAGTAACGGAGGACCATGTCCTTCTGGTTGAGGATCACGTTGCCCCGGAGCGCAGACTTCTGGATCAGGAAACGGGAACCGCCCTGCAGCATGTGATTCACCGCTTTGGACCTTCGGGCAATTATCTGGATTATATCGGCCAGGAAGGTGTGGGCGGCACGCCATTTCCTTTTATTGTGTCCATGAATCTTACCGCCCGTGATGATCTGGTGGTTACCACCCGGAGCCTGAACGCCTACGAAATATTCTGGTACAACAGAGACGGCGATATTCTGTACACCCTTCGTATTGACGAAGATCATCTGCCTGCCGGCGACCAGGGCACCTTCCCGTCTCTGGAGACGATTTATCCCGATATGGAGGCATACCGCCTATACCTGCACGTGAATTTCGAGCAGGAGAACGGAGAGAATGTCACATCGGCGGTGTACACCCTTGATCTCCCCGAAAGCGTCTATAGCGGATCATTTGAGCTGCCGGAGAATCTCCAGCCCCTTCCGGGGCAGGAGGGGCTGGAATACATCCAGTATCTTTTCGAATTCATCGGGACCGCAGCTGACGGGCATTTATTTTTTATCAGCAGAAACAACAGTTTTGAACACACACTGATTATCATGGATAATGAGGGCAGGCTGGTTGCACGGAGAATTCTCCGGATCGAAAATCCCGATATTTTCTTCAATGATTACACGGTATCACGGGAAGGAATCATCACCGCCCTGCTGGGCGACCCCGGCGGAGTAGCCCTGTATTGGTGGAGGGCCGACGAACTGCTTCCCTGA
- a CDS encoding bifunctional ADP-dependent NAD(P)H-hydrate dehydratase/NAD(P)H-hydrate epimerase: MAEDSIQKQIRAGGSAGRPDGIGGTFGFIADTDRMRAFDRESAAIVPEMILMEQAGGAMAREMLRDIQSIPGRPGFCILAGPGHNGGDALVAARHIIRDGYPVEVFYLHPSKEDQLLSDMLTALDRDRSRVHALRKDSRDQGWVRLCEFLEAREPEASSWVLVDGFLGSGISRPLFPAQSETGPKAAHSGPELNHGMERLVKIWNSWPGRRYALDVPSGSSEKASPRWPVLQADVTLAVQFPRRYLYRPQIRKFAGDIRTITIGFPPSRQEALIASYPGKEAALTDTGLSELLTPRMLRQLVPPLPADAHKGVRGKVEVYAGSQGMTGAARLSASASLHASAGLVKLYNADPSVLDAASAGDPSLMTGILSPDGFQPGTWGTAALAGPGWGQKKDQRKDQSGILASLGASSLPLLLDADALQLAAADAELKILLARREPALIMTPHPGEAAALLNTDTQEILQDPLTAAGKIAQSFQAAVVITSSLSYLADEKGHSAVLDASNPALGTAGSGDCLGGIISALLGRGLNAWDALRAGVLIHSEAGRRCFAALGFFTSAELLPRVGQIIGELQFGGVDQ, from the coding sequence ATGGCAGAAGACAGTATTCAGAAACAGATCCGGGCCGGAGGATCAGCGGGACGGCCGGACGGTATCGGGGGTACTTTCGGATTTATTGCCGACACGGATCGTATGAGGGCTTTTGACCGTGAGTCGGCGGCCATTGTACCCGAAATGATTCTCATGGAGCAGGCAGGCGGTGCCATGGCCCGGGAGATGCTCAGGGATATTCAGAGCATTCCCGGACGACCTGGTTTCTGTATTCTCGCCGGCCCCGGCCATAACGGCGGAGACGCTCTGGTTGCTGCCCGTCATATTATCCGCGACGGCTATCCGGTGGAAGTTTTTTATCTGCACCCTTCAAAGGAAGATCAGCTACTCTCTGACATGCTGACAGCGTTGGACAGGGATCGGTCCAGGGTACACGCTCTCCGAAAGGATTCCCGGGATCAGGGCTGGGTCCGGTTGTGTGAATTTCTTGAAGCCCGGGAGCCGGAGGCTTCTTCGTGGGTTCTGGTTGACGGATTCCTGGGATCGGGTATAAGCCGTCCGCTGTTTCCTGCTCAATCCGAGACCGGCCCGAAAGCCGCCCATTCCGGCCCGGAGTTGAATCACGGAATGGAACGGCTGGTGAAGATCTGGAATTCATGGCCCGGCCGGCGCTATGCCCTGGATGTACCCAGTGGCAGCAGTGAAAAGGCTTCCCCCCGGTGGCCGGTGCTCCAGGCTGATGTAACCCTGGCTGTACAGTTTCCCCGGCGCTATCTCTACCGGCCCCAAATCCGGAAGTTCGCCGGAGATATCCGCACAATCACCATAGGTTTTCCTCCTTCCAGGCAGGAAGCCCTGATTGCTTCATACCCCGGCAAGGAAGCAGCCCTGACAGATACGGGACTCAGCGAACTGCTCACTCCCCGTATGCTCCGGCAGCTTGTTCCTCCCCTGCCTGCAGACGCCCACAAGGGTGTACGGGGAAAAGTGGAGGTGTACGCTGGCAGTCAGGGGATGACCGGTGCAGCCCGGCTCTCCGCCTCCGCCTCCCTCCATGCCTCAGCCGGACTGGTAAAACTGTACAATGCCGACCCCAGTGTCCTGGATGCTGCATCTGCAGGGGATCCCTCCCTCATGACAGGCATCCTTTCTCCCGACGGATTTCAGCCCGGAACCTGGGGCACCGCCGCACTGGCAGGACCGGGCTGGGGCCAAAAAAAGGACCAGAGAAAGGACCAGAGCGGTATTCTTGCGTCCCTCGGGGCTTCCAGCCTTCCTCTGCTTCTGGATGCCGATGCCCTGCAATTGGCGGCGGCGGATGCAGAATTGAAAATACTCCTTGCCCGCCGTGAACCGGCATTGATCATGACGCCTCATCCCGGGGAAGCCGCAGCTCTCCTGAACACTGATACCCAGGAAATTCTTCAGGATCCCCTGACCGCTGCAGGAAAAATTGCACAAAGCTTTCAGGCTGCTGTGGTGATCACGTCTTCCCTCAGCTATCTGGCGGATGAGAAGGGTCACAGCGCCGTGCTGGATGCCTCAAATCCGGCACTTGGAACTGCCGGCAGCGGGGACTGTCTCGGGGGTATCATTTCAGCCCTTTTGGGAAGGGGGCTGAATGCCTGGGACGCTTTGAGAGCCGGGGTGCTCATTCACAGTGAGGCAGGCAGAAGATGTTTTGCAGCTCTCGGGTTTTTTACATCTGCTGAACTGCTTCCCCGGGTTGGACAGATTATCGGGGAACTGCAGTTTGGAGGGGTGGACCAATGA